DNA from Cyanobacteria bacterium QS_8_64_29:
TTGGTGGCGGTTCCGTAGTAGAGGTAGCCCAGCGGCTTGGGTGTACCGGCTAGGTAGGCATGGTTGAGCTCGGCAATGGCGAATCCGGCGGCCGCGATCGCCTGCCCTAGGTCGCGGTTGAGATGGCAGCTATCGGCAATGCGCTTTTGCAGCGGCGTCAGCCCGTGCTGGCAGCGCTGGACCCTGGGCTCGGGGCTGAGGCCGTGCTCTAGGAATGCGAAGCACCCACCGGGTTTGAGCGTGCGGCGGATCTCGGCTAGGGCGCGCGCTAGCGCCGGAATGCTGCAGAGCGTCCAGGTGCTAACAGCGCTGTCAAAGCTGGCATCGGCAAACGGCAGCGCTTCGGCCCTGGCCGTGTGGCGCTCGATGGCAAACGTGGCGTGATCGCAGCGCTGCGCGGCCAAGCGGTGCATGCCCGGGTTGGGATCGACCGCCCTCAGCCGGCGAACCGCGGACGGGTAGTAGGGCAGGTTTAGGCCCGTACCCGAGCCCACCTCCAGCACCTCGCCCGCTACCGGGGCCAGGACCTGCTGGCGGTATTGGGCCGTTGCTTGCCCAGACAGCCCCCAATCCAGTAAGCGGGGAAAAATGGTGCGCGCGTAAACGTTCATCTCAGCGCTCCTGGGCTGTCTCGCGGGGATCGTCCAGCTCAAGGGCGCCAGCCCGGCAGTCGCGCAACCACAACTGGATGGCCTGGCCCACCGTGCCGTTGCTGGTTTCGCGCGGCGGCAGGGGCGGCCGCTTGGGACTGGGCGACCCCCAACGGGAGTAGAGCAGGGCCAGGCGCCAGCCTCCCTCGCCCCGGACCAAAAACATGCGGTGGTAGTGCTGCACCTCAAAGGCGCGCTTGCGGCCGTACTGCCGCCTGAGGGTAGTAAAAAAAACTTGCTCGACATTGTTCGGGCGTTGGCTTTGTGGCAGCGCGGGTGGGTAGTTGCCCGCCGCCAGCGGCAGCGGCTCGAACTCGGGGTTGCCGGCAACCATGACATTGCTGCGCGCGTACTCGGGCCGCCCCGGACGCCGCGATCGCTGGTTGACGCGATTGGCGTAGCCGGGCAGATTCGGCAGCATGTTGGCCACCAGCGTTCGCACATCCACCGAGCACGGCCCGCCGGCGCTCGCCGCGGGTTCGCCGGCAGTAGCGGCCCGGACGCCGCCGAGCGGCGCGCCGACTACCATCGCCAGCACCGCGCTCAGCCATCCCTGCTTGCCCATCAAACGGCCGCTCGTTGGGTCTCTACCGAGCCTAGCAAGCGCTAGGGCTCCAGCCTCATAAAGCGCTTTTTGCCCACTTGCAGCGTCTTGCCCGCCAGCTCGGCCGGCGAGTCGAACGTCGCGTCGGTGTCGGTGATGCGATCGCCATCCAAGCGGACCGCGCCGCCTGCGATCTGGCGCCGCCCTTCGCCGCTGCTGCTGCACAGGCCGCTCGCTTTGAGGATGTAGAACAGCTTGGCCGGAAAGGCAACTTCCGCTAGCGAATAGGCCGGCACGGCATCGGCGCGTTCGCGATCGCCGCGGACCAAGCTCAACGCGGCTTGTTGGGCCTGCTCGGCCGCCTCGCGGCCGTAGTAGTGCCCGGTCACCTCGAGCGCCAAGCGCTGCTGGCGGGCCCGCGGGTCTTGCGGCAGCGCCTCAAGGTCCAGATCGGTGAGCAGCTCGAAATAGCTGGGCAGCAGCGGGTCGGGCACTTTCTCAAGCCGGGAGTACATGGTCAGCGCATCGTCGCGCAGGCCGACCGTGTTGCCGTGCGATTTGGACATTTTCTTCTCGCCGTCCGTGCCGATCAAAATCGGCAGTAGCAACCCGACCTGCGGTTGCTGGCCGTAATAGCGCTGCAGGTCGCGCCCGAGGGCAATGTTGAAGCGTTGGTCTGTGCCCCCCAGCTCAATATCGGCACCCACTGCAACCGAGTCGTAACCCTGCATGAGCGGATACATGAACTCGTGCAAGTAGATGGGATTGCGGTCGCTATCCCGCTCAGCAAAGGCCTCTTTGGCCAGCATCTGGCCCACCGTCATGCGCGAGAGCAGCCCCAGGATCTGGGCCAGATCCAGCTCGCTCAACCACTGCGAGTTGTAGCGGATCTCCAAGCGCCCAGGGGTCTCAAAATCCAAAATGGGACGTACTTGTTCCAAGTAGTCGCGGGCATTGGCCTCTACCTCGGCCGCCGAGAGCTGCTGCCGGACGCTGGAGCGGCCGCTGGGATCGCCAATGCGCGCCGTAAGATCGCCCACGATCAAAACGGCCGTGTGGCCCGCATCTTGAAACGCGCGCAGCTTGCGAATGGGAATGCTGTGCCCTAGGTGCAGCTCGGTGGCGGTGGGATCGATGCCGAATTTGACGCGCAGCGGCCGCTCGGCTTCCTCCAAGAGGTCATAGAGCTGCGCTATTCCCTGCGGGAAGATCTCGCTGGTGCCGCGGAGGAGCCAGCGGAAGAGCGAATCGAATTCCGGATCGCTGGCAGGCATGGGCTGCCGTGTCTGGTTCTGTGTCTGCCCCATTCTGACAGCTCGCACCGCCGGTGCAGGCCAGATTGGCCCGGCAGGCAGTGCCGCCGGCAAGGGGGCGGTAGAATGAGGGCCTGGCTGTCGTTGCCTGTGCCCCTAGCTGCCATGATCTCGACCAACGATTTCAAAACGGGCATGACGATTGAGCTGGATGGCGATGCCTGGCGGGTCGTCGAGTTCATGCACGTCAAGCCCGGGAAAGGATCGGCCTTTGTGCGCACCAAGCTCAAAAACGTCCGCACCGGCCAGGTCTCGGAGCGCAACTTCAAAGCTGGCGATACGGTCCCGCAAGCCAATCTGGAAAAGCGGACCATGCAGCACATCTATCAAGAGGGCGAGCAGCTCGTCTTGATGGATATGGAGAGCTTTGAGGAAACGCGCTTGACGCCCGCCCAAATCGGCCGGCAAGCTAAGTACCTTGCCGAGGGCATGGAAGCGACCGTCATTTTCTGGGAAGGGCAGGTCATCGAGGTGGAGCTGCCCACCACGGTCACGCTGGAGGTGACTGATACCGACCCGGGCGTCAAGGGCGATACGGCCACCGGCGGTTCCAAGCCCGCAACCGTGGAGACCGGCGCAGAGGTCATGGTGCCGCTGTTTATCTCGGTTGGGGAACGTATTAAGATTGATACGCGCGATGACTCCTATATCGGTCGCGAATGAGCTTGCAAACTGCTGAGTGGACGCCTAATTCGTGCCTGTAGATTTCGATCGCCTTCGCGAGCTGCTCGCCGACCTTGCGCGCACCGACATCGCCGAACTCAACCTCAAAAGCGAAGATTTCGAGCTGACGGTTCGCAAGGGGACCGGAGGCCCTGCCGTCGCGGGAACGCAAGCGCTCGAACGGGCGCCATCGCCAGCCGCCGAGCCGGCACCGGCCGCAGCACCAGCAGCAGAGCCTCAAGCTGCCCCGAGCGATGCGGCGGAGCAGTGGCAGGAGATTACCTCCCCCATGGTGGGGACCTTCTACCGAGCCCCATCGCCTGACGAAGATCCGTTTGTGGAGGTCGGCGATCGCGTGCGCCCCGATCAGACCGTCTGCATCATTGAGGCGATGAAGCTAATGAACGAGGTCGAGGCGGAAGTGGGCGGCCAGATTGTCGAAATTGCCGTTGAGAACGGCGAACCCATCGAGTACGGTCAGGTCTTGATGCGCGTCAAGCCCGAGTGAACCCGGCTTAGAGCGAAAAGTTGTGCTGGAAGTACTGGCGAGTCATGGGTTGCTTGACGGCAACCCCTTCACCGCCCAAGTACTGCAGGGGCTCGCCTTCCACCTCAAGCCAGACGCGTGCTTGGGAATCGTGGCTGGTTGCGGTGTAGAGCACTTGCCCCAAGCGGCCAACCATTGAAGTGCTGCCACCCCCAAAGCGGAACTCTTCGGATAGATTGACGTGAATGCCATCCGAGCGCACCGAAACGCTGCGGAGTTGGGTCCTCTCGGGGATGGTGCTGGTCTCGGGGCCATCGCCATTGCCCTCAAGTAGCTGCTTCAGAGCCTGCTCGAGGGCCTGCTCCGTTTCCACGGTAGCCGCAACTTGCATGTCGCTGGCGACGAGCTTGAAATCCTGCTCCGTTGCCTGCAGCCAGTACACCTGCAGCGTCTGCTGCTGCGGCGGCTTGGGTTGCTCGTCTTTCTTGTTGGGATTGGCGGGATTGCCCGGTGCTGGCTCGGGTTCCGAGATGGGCGAACCACGGTCTTGGTCGATACCGTTTAGCGAACTGACGCCCCACCAGGCCAAACCAGCAACCGCAGCGATGGTGGCAACGGAGGCACCAGCAACTACTAGGCCTTGCGAACGGCGCCGGTTCTTTTGAGACTGACTCATTCGAGGCTACTCCTCACAGCAAGCAGCGGAGGCAGCCTGCCTGCTCGCAACCGCATCAAACGTGCTTTACCATAGTAGCCAATTTGGGACCAGAGGCGCCAAGTGGCGGAGCGCACTCGAGGCCAAACTGAGGAGCAAGCCCAGGCAGCACAGCTGCCGGCACAACGGTGGCAGATCGCGCCCGAGCAGGCTGGCCCCATTCGCCAGCTAGCGGCCGCAACGGGATTGCCGCCGCTGCTAGCGCAGGTGCTGATCCAGCGCGGGATTGACACTCCCGAGGCAGCGCTCGCCTACCTCGATCCGGAGCGGATGGTGCTGCCTTCGCCCCACTCGGCTTTCCAGGGGTTGGCGTCTAGCGTGGCGCGGCTCAAAAGCGCCATTGCCAGCGGCGAAAAAATTGCCATCTGCGGCGACTACGACGCCGATGGCATGACGAGCACGGCCCTGCTGCTGCGCGCGCTGCGCCATCTGGGCGCCCGTGTTGACTATGCCGTCCCGTCGCGCTTGCAGGAGGGCTACGGCATCAACACCCGAATTGTAGATGAGCTGGCTCAGGCCGGGACGGGCGTCGTGCTGACGGTCGATAACGGCATCGCCGCTTACAAGCCCATTGCTCGAGCTGCCGGCGCAGCTGCCTCCTGCCGAGGCCATCCTCAACCCCAAGCTGGCCCCAGCGGATTCGCCCTACCGCGGCGTGGCCGGGGTGGGGGTTGCTTACATCCTTGCCGTGACATTAGCCCGCGACTTGGGGCAGCTGCGGGGGCTAACGGCGCCGTTGCTGGAGCTGTTTGCGCTGGGCACGATCGCCGATATGGCACCGCTGGTCGGCGTCAACCGCCGCTGGCTCAAGCGCGGACTGCGGCTGCTGCCGCAATCGCGCTTGCCGGGGGTGCAGGCTCTGATGCGCGTTGCCAACCTTCCCCAGCGGGATGACATTGGCTTTCGGCTGGGGCCGCGCATCAACGCTGTGGGGCGCATTGCCGAGCCGCAGATGGCGATCGAGCTGCTGGCAACCGACGATCACCAGGTGGCCTGGCAGCGGGCGCAGCAATGCGAGCAAGCCAACCAACGCCGCCGAGCGCTTTGCACCGAGATCGAGCGAGCCGCGATCACCGGCATCGAGCGCGCGGCGATCGACTGGGCGCGCGAGCGGGTGCTGGTGCTAGTCCAGCCAGAGTGGCACCCCGGCGTCATCGGCATTGTGGCCTCGCGCTTGGTCGAGCGCTATGGCGTACCGGTCTTTCTGGGGACTTACGCGGATGCCGACCGCCAGCAGGTGCGCGGTTCTGCCCGCGGCATTCCCGAGTTTCACGTTTTCCAAGCCCTGCAGGCCTGCCAGGAGCTGCTAGATACCTACGGCAGCTACCAGGCCGCCGGGGGATTTGCCTTGCCCAGCGCGAACCTAGACGCGTTCTGGCAGCGGTTGCGCGCATTCGCCCATCGCTGCCTTAGCCCCGAGCAGCTCCAGCCGCTGGTGCGCATCGACGGCCGCGCCCAACTGCACCAGCTCGGTCCCGCGTTCTACCGGCAGTTGGAAGCGCTGCAACCTTGGGGTACGGGAAACGCCGAACCCGTTTTTTGGACGCCGCGGGTGCGCGTGCTGGAGCAGCGCATTGTTGGGGGCGAGCACCTCAAGCTGGCCCTGGCGCAATCCGGGGACGACGCCAGCGAGGCCATGGCAGCGATCGCTTGGCGCTGGCGCGAGTACTTTCCGCTCCCCTCGCCCATTGACGTTGCCTGCAAGCTGCGCCAGAGCGACTGGGACGGCAACCTGAAGCTGGAATTAGTGGGCGCGCGGCCGCCCAGCGCCGATCCGGACGGAACTGGGTAGCGCTACAAGTCGCCGCCGCTCGCCGACAGCAGGAAAATGACCAGCGGCCCCGACAGCAGCACCAGCGCCACGGACGCCAGTTGGGCAACCACAACCCAATCAATGCTTGCAAGCGCGCTCGTGATGGCCTCCATAACCGCTTTTGCCTCTAAACGCCACAAGCCGGGCGATCCTCGTTCGGCAAGGACCGACGGCCCTTTGGGATTCTACCGAGCGGGGCGCGGCTCGCTTAGCAAGCCTTAACAAGACTTAAGCCCAGCAGCCGTGCGGCACACGGCACCGTCAGCGAGCTTCTCAATTGACCGGGGCGAGGCGCACCCGGTACACTTTGTTAAGGCAACTTAAGGGGCCGCCCTAGCCTACTAGTGTGCGCCCGCTTCCGGCCGTGATCGAACCCGTTCGCGACGAGCGCGCTCCCCACCACGCTGCCCTCACCACGCTGGGGGCGCGAGGCCGCCGCTGGTTGGCCGCTCGCTGGCAGCAAGCGATCGCCCCCATGGCGCCGCATGCGTTTCTGAGTGCCTTCGGCTCTACCTTTATCACCATCTTGCTGGCCGAGATGGGCGATAAAACCCAGCTCGCGACGCTGCTGATGAGTGCCGAGTCGCAAGCGCCGCTCGCTGTTTGGAGTGGCGCTGCTGCCGCGCTGGTGGCAACCAGCTTGTTGGGGGTCACCTTGGGGTGGTGGCTGGCCAATCGCTTGCCCCGCCGAGTACTGCAAATCGCGATCGCCACACTGCTGCTAGCTGTCTCTGCCTGGCTGGTGGGCGATGCCGTTCGCGTTTGAGCCATGGACTGGCAGCTGTTGGGCATCAGTTTCCTGACCGTGTTTTTGGCGGAGTTGGGCGATAAGAGCCAGCTGGCAGCAATCGCGCTCAGCGGGGGCTCGCGTTCGCCGCGCGGGGTTTTTGCTGGCTCGGTCGCCGCTTTGCTGCTGGCGACGCTGCTGGGCGTGCTAGCCGGGGAAAGCCTGGCCCAGCTGCTACCGGCGCGCCTGCTCAAAGGCCTGGCGGCAGTGGGATTTGCGCTGCTGGCGATTGCCGTTTTGTGGCCCAGGGACCCCAATCGCGACCTTTAAGCCTGGGCCGGCGCGCGCGCCAGGTACGCGCCCTCAAGCAAAAACGCGCCCTGCTGGAAGCGAACGCCCCAATAGCCGCCGGGGCGGCGCTCGAGCACGATCCCCTGCTCGCCTACCGCAATCGCATCCGCTGAGCGCAGCATGGGCATGGGATCGGCCGTTTTGAGGTACGGCGGTCGGGCGACCA
Protein-coding regions in this window:
- a CDS encoding SAM-dependent methyltransferase, producing the protein MNVYARTIFPRLLDWGLSGQATAQYRQQVLAPVAGEVLEVGSGTGLNLPYYPSAVRRLRAVDPNPGMHRLAAQRCDHATFAIERHTARAEALPFADASFDSAVSTWTLCSIPALARALAEIRRTLKPGGCFAFLEHGLSPEPRVQRCQHGLTPLQKRIADSCHLNRDLGQAIAAAGFAIAELNHAYLAGTPKPLGYLYYGTATKGD
- a CDS encoding tyrosine--tRNA ligase → MGQTQNQTRQPMPASDPEFDSLFRWLLRGTSEIFPQGIAQLYDLLEEAERPLRVKFGIDPTATELHLGHSIPIRKLRAFQDAGHTAVLIVGDLTARIGDPSGRSSVRQQLSAAEVEANARDYLEQVRPILDFETPGRLEIRYNSQWLSELDLAQILGLLSRMTVGQMLAKEAFAERDSDRNPIYLHEFMYPLMQGYDSVAVGADIELGGTDQRFNIALGRDLQRYYGQQPQVGLLLPILIGTDGEKKMSKSHGNTVGLRDDALTMYSRLEKVPDPLLPSYFELLTDLDLEALPQDPRARQQRLALEVTGHYYGREAAEQAQQAALSLVRGDRERADAVPAYSLAEVAFPAKLFYILKASGLCSSSGEGRRQIAGGAVRLDGDRITDTDATFDSPAELAGKTLQVGKKRFMRLEP
- the efp gene encoding elongation factor P, whose product is MISTNDFKTGMTIELDGDAWRVVEFMHVKPGKGSAFVRTKLKNVRTGQVSERNFKAGDTVPQANLEKRTMQHIYQEGEQLVLMDMESFEETRLTPAQIGRQAKYLAEGMEATVIFWEGQVIEVELPTTVTLEVTDTDPGVKGDTATGGSKPATVETGAEVMVPLFISVGERIKIDTRDDSYIGRE
- a CDS encoding acetyl-CoA carboxylase, biotin carboxyl carrier protein yields the protein MPVDFDRLRELLADLARTDIAELNLKSEDFELTVRKGTGGPAVAGTQALERAPSPAAEPAPAAAPAAEPQAAPSDAAEQWQEITSPMVGTFYRAPSPDEDPFVEVGDRVRPDQTVCIIEAMKLMNEVEAEVGGQIVEIAVENGEPIEYGQVLMRVKPE
- a CDS encoding photosystem II reaction center protein Ycf12; this encodes MEAITSALASIDWVVVAQLASVALVLLSGPLVIFLLSASGGDL
- a CDS encoding UPF0016 domain-containing protein produces the protein MAPHAFLSAFGSTFITILLAEMGDKTQLATLLMSAESQAPLAVWSGAAAALVATSLLGVTLGWWLANRLPRRVLQIAIATLLLAVSAWLVGDAVRV
- a CDS encoding DUF3148 domain-containing protein; this translates as MPDSEPEFAVGERVQLVARPPYLKTADPMPMLRSADAIAVGEQGIVLERRPGGYWGVRFQQGAFLLEGAYLARAPAQA